In Desulfovibrio sp. UIB00, the following are encoded in one genomic region:
- the gmhB gene encoding D-glycero-beta-D-manno-heptose 1,7-bisphosphate 7-phosphatase: MSTAEAPSRAIFLDRDGTLNHDTGYIHRKEDWQWLPGVVETLRRFHAVGYLLVVVSNQSGLARGMFSEDDLHALEAWVSEDLAAHNAVIDAWYYCPHLPEVTGPCNCRKPEPGLILQAAADLNIDLARSWMIGDRVRDMQAGLAAGCSCVLLRPPVGAYEDNVPVPEGVKVVPHLPAAGVHILAPEMRAHRLSRLPGGCGAHCGGNLGSDGSGLLGSSCGSGCEGGSGKG, from the coding sequence ATGAGCACTGCAGAAGCGCCGAGTCGTGCCATTTTTCTGGATCGCGACGGCACCCTGAACCACGATACTGGCTATATTCACCGCAAAGAAGACTGGCAGTGGCTGCCGGGCGTGGTTGAAACCCTCAGGCGCTTTCATGCCGTAGGGTATCTGCTTGTGGTAGTGAGCAACCAGTCAGGGCTGGCGCGCGGCATGTTCAGCGAGGACGATCTGCACGCTCTGGAAGCATGGGTTAGTGAAGATCTGGCGGCGCACAACGCCGTTATCGACGCTTGGTACTATTGCCCCCATCTGCCGGAGGTTACTGGCCCTTGCAACTGCCGCAAGCCAGAGCCGGGCCTCATCCTGCAAGCCGCTGCCGATCTGAATATTGATCTTGCGCGCTCCTGGATGATTGGCGACCGTGTGCGCGATATGCAGGCCGGGCTGGCCGCCGGGTGCAGTTGCGTGCTATTGCGCCCCCCGGTGGGCGCGTACGAAGATAACGTTCCCGTGCCGGAAGGCGTAAAGGTTGTGCCGCATCTGCCCGCCGCCGGGGTGCATATTTTGGCACCTGAAATGCGGGCGCACAGGCTCTCCCGTCTGCCTGGCGGCTGTGGCGCGCATTGTGGAGGAAATCTGGGTTCCG
- a CDS encoding MucR family transcriptional regulator gives MDDFLKGALEISKAQAGVRVMSAEEITAFVQKVAGSIRAVAMGEATCEPDFDGAVLEARKSIKEKSVTCLECGKSFKILTKRHLATHGLSTEEYLEKWGFKKGTPLACKALQRERRKKMNDMKLWERRMTAKK, from the coding sequence ATGGACGATTTTTTGAAGGGTGCTTTGGAAATTTCCAAGGCTCAGGCTGGCGTCAGGGTTATGAGCGCGGAAGAAATTACGGCCTTTGTCCAAAAGGTTGCTGGCAGTATCAGGGCTGTTGCCATGGGCGAAGCCACTTGCGAGCCCGACTTTGATGGGGCTGTTCTTGAAGCCAGAAAGTCGATCAAGGAAAAGAGCGTCACATGCCTTGAGTGTGGTAAGAGCTTCAAGATTTTGACTAAACGTCACCTGGCTACACACGGCCTCTCCACAGAGGAATATCTTGAAAAGTGGGGCTTTAAAAAGGGTACTCCTCTTGCCTGCAAGGCCTTGCAACGCGAGCGCCGCAAGAAAATGAACGACATGAAGCTGTGGGAACGGAGGATGACCGCCAAGAAGTAA